One part of the [Synechococcus] sp. NIES-970 genome encodes these proteins:
- the ama gene encoding amidohydrolase subfamily protein yields MLAEIQNLAEKLAPRLIEIRRHIHAHPELSGEEHQTAAYVSGVLSSCGIAVQESVGKTGVIGNLQGQGSDPRTLAIRVDMDALPIQECTKLDFASTRMGVMHACGHDVHTTVGLGAAMVLAQLPEAIAGSVRFLFQPAEEIAQGAKWMVDDGALTGVDGVLGLHVFPTIPAKNVGIRYGALTAAADDLEIFIYGESGHGARPHQAIDAIWIAAQVITALQQSISRTQNPLRPIVLTIGKINGGRAANIIADEVHMTGTVRSLHPETHAELPQWIENIVANICSTYGAKYTVNYQRGVPSVQNDPALTKILEQASREALGDRHVEILLEPSLGAEDFSMYLDNIPGTMFRLGVGHQNRLNYPLHHPLFDIDESAILTGVITLAYTTYKYFQEAAIVSSTSQFSEKKPQ; encoded by the coding sequence ATGCTCGCTGAAATTCAAAATCTCGCTGAAAAATTAGCCCCCCGTCTAATTGAAATCCGCCGCCATATCCATGCTCACCCAGAACTGAGTGGGGAAGAACATCAAACGGCGGCCTATGTGTCTGGGGTGCTGTCTTCCTGCGGCATTGCGGTGCAAGAGTCGGTGGGAAAAACCGGGGTGATCGGTAATCTCCAGGGCCAGGGAAGCGACCCGCGCACCTTGGCGATTCGGGTCGATATGGATGCTTTGCCGATCCAGGAATGTACCAAGTTAGATTTTGCCTCTACCCGCATGGGGGTGATGCATGCTTGCGGCCATGATGTACATACCACCGTCGGCTTGGGGGCAGCGATGGTTTTGGCCCAACTGCCGGAGGCGATCGCCGGAAGCGTACGTTTTCTCTTTCAGCCCGCCGAAGAAATTGCCCAGGGGGCAAAATGGATGGTGGATGATGGTGCCCTCACGGGGGTTGATGGGGTTTTAGGGTTACATGTATTTCCGACGATCCCCGCAAAAAACGTGGGGATTCGCTATGGAGCGCTGACGGCGGCGGCCGATGATCTCGAAATTTTCATCTACGGCGAATCGGGCCATGGGGCGCGTCCCCACCAAGCCATTGATGCGATTTGGATCGCTGCCCAGGTCATCACGGCTCTGCAACAGTCCATTAGTCGCACCCAAAATCCCCTGCGGCCCATTGTGCTCACCATTGGCAAAATTAACGGTGGTCGAGCCGCTAACATCATCGCCGATGAAGTCCATATGACCGGTACAGTGCGATCGCTCCATCCCGAAACCCACGCCGAACTGCCCCAGTGGATCGAAAATATTGTCGCCAATATCTGCAGCACCTACGGGGCGAAATATACGGTGAATTACCAACGGGGCGTGCCCTCGGTCCAGAATGATCCGGCCCTGACAAAAATTCTTGAACAAGCCAGTCGAGAAGCCCTAGGCGATCGCCATGTAGAAATTCTCCTAGAACCCTCCCTGGGCGCAGAAGACTTTTCCATGTACTTGGATAATATCCCCGGTACGATGTTTCGTCTGGGGGTCGGTCACCAAAATCGTTTAAATTATCCGCTCCACCATCCCCTCTTTGACATTGACGAAAGCGCGATCCTCACGGGGGTAATTACCCTGGCCTACACCACCTACAAATATTTCCAGGAAGCGGCCATCGTCAGCTCTACCAGCCAATTTTCAGAAAAAAAACCACAATAG
- the psaK gene encoding photosystem I reaction center subunit X, which produces MSLALTLATAVPTTMEWSPKVAVVMIICNILAIAIGKATIKHPSEGPALPMPDMFGGMGLPALLATTSFGHVLGVGAILGLGSMGAI; this is translated from the coding sequence ATGTCTCTTGCCCTTACCCTAGCTACTGCCGTACCGACCACCATGGAGTGGAGCCCGAAGGTTGCAGTGGTGATGATCATCTGTAACATCTTGGCGATCGCCATTGGCAAAGCCACCATCAAGCATCCCTCCGAAGGGCCTGCGTTGCCGATGCCTGACATGTTCGGTGGCATGGGCTTACCTGCACTCTTGGCGACCACTAGTTTTGGCCATGTTCTCGGTGTAGGTGCAATCCTTGGTTTAGGTAGCATGGGCGCTATTTAA
- a CDS encoding hypothetical protein (conserved hypothetical protein) — MFGKISLGSVGLVIGGILSVIGFAAYGFGNATLNLAGMFYGIPILLGGLALKAAEIKPTPYSEALSQEIEDLRATQATATQQQIRKDVTRYRYGQDCHLDDALERLGLSPTDEERPLLHHIREEAREGRYALVLEFKSPLFSLEDWQTRQEKIERFFGPDITAAIAQPTEDEIEVALIRAA; from the coding sequence ATGTTCGGCAAGATTTCCTTGGGTAGTGTGGGTTTAGTCATCGGTGGCATCCTTTCTGTAATTGGGTTTGCGGCCTATGGCTTTGGTAATGCGACGTTGAATTTGGCGGGTATGTTCTATGGCATCCCGATTCTGCTTGGGGGTCTGGCCCTGAAAGCAGCAGAAATCAAGCCCACTCCCTATAGTGAAGCTCTTTCTCAGGAAATTGAAGACCTGCGGGCGACCCAGGCGACAGCGACCCAGCAGCAGATTAGAAAAGATGTTACCCGATATCGTTATGGCCAAGACTGCCACCTAGATGACGCCCTGGAGCGCTTGGGGTTGAGCCCAACCGATGAAGAACGGCCTCTTTTACATCACATCCGTGAGGAGGCTCGGGAGGGGCGCTATGCCCTGGTGCTAGAATTCAAATCGCCACTGTTTTCTTTGGAAGATTGGCAAACGCGCCAGGAAAAAATTGAACGATTCTTTGGCCCGGATATTACGGCGGCGATCGCCCAACCGACAGAAGATGAGATTGAGGTGGCTTTAATTCGGGCGGCCTAG
- the moxR gene encoding methanol dehydrogenase regulatory protein, MoxR-like ATPase, whose product MAIAPVPSLPPLPIDMKERIRDLTDNLSKTIVGKEDAIRLVLVAMLSGGHVLLEDVPGVGKTLLAKSLARSVNGRFQRIQCTPDLLPSDITGTNIWNPSSREFEFLSGPVFANVLLADEINRATPRTQSALLEVMEEQQVTVDGEARKVPKPFFVIATQNPIEYQGTFPLPEAQMDRFMLSLSLGYPGFAEEVDMLQLHQSRIAPDELTPCISLEEVRELQGHVNQIHVAKSIQEYIVKIAQKSRDYEGIILGVSPRGTVALQRAAQAYAFLADRDFITTDDIKYLAPFVLAHRVIVTGGKSAKETIKTLVATITDPSTPNSDYSLPTTEK is encoded by the coding sequence ATGGCGATCGCGCCCGTACCCTCCTTACCCCCTCTCCCCATTGATATGAAAGAACGCATCCGTGACCTCACAGACAATCTCTCCAAAACCATCGTCGGGAAAGAAGACGCCATTCGCTTAGTTTTGGTGGCGATGTTGAGTGGGGGCCATGTCCTCCTCGAAGACGTACCTGGGGTCGGCAAAACCCTCCTTGCTAAATCCCTAGCCCGCTCTGTTAACGGCCGTTTTCAGCGGATCCAATGCACCCCCGATCTTCTCCCAAGCGACATCACTGGTACAAATATTTGGAACCCCAGCAGCCGGGAATTTGAATTCCTCTCTGGCCCCGTTTTTGCCAATGTTCTCCTTGCCGACGAAATTAACCGCGCCACTCCCCGCACCCAATCTGCTCTCTTAGAAGTGATGGAAGAGCAGCAAGTGACCGTTGATGGAGAAGCCCGCAAAGTACCTAAACCATTTTTTGTGATTGCGACCCAAAACCCCATCGAATACCAAGGCACATTTCCCTTGCCTGAAGCTCAAATGGATCGCTTTATGCTTTCCCTATCTTTGGGCTATCCCGGTTTTGCCGAAGAAGTGGATATGCTTCAACTGCATCAATCCCGCATTGCTCCCGATGAGCTGACCCCTTGTATTTCCCTAGAAGAGGTCCGTGAACTCCAGGGCCATGTCAATCAAATTCACGTTGCGAAATCAATTCAAGAATATATTGTCAAAATTGCGCAAAAATCACGGGATTATGAGGGGATTATTCTCGGCGTGAGCCCCCGGGGTACTGTGGCTCTCCAGCGGGCAGCCCAAGCCTATGCGTTTCTTGCGGATCGCGATTTCATCACCACCGATGATATTAAATATTTAGCGCCCTTTGTCTTGGCGCACCGGGTGATTGTCACAGGCGGTAAAAGTGCGAAGGAAACGATCAAAACCCTAGTGGCGACCATTACAGATCCTTCGACCCCCAATAGCGACTACAGCTTACCAACGACCGAAAAATAG
- the ribF gene encoding riboflavin kinase/FAD synthase — MRVISSTIEALTPTCVALGNFDGVHRGHQQVIAPAIHRARALSEKTVIGDRPEKSQKAYATVVTFDPHPREFFSGNPQHSLTPLGEKQEILAHFGTEQLVLLSFDRELAALTPTEFVAEILVKQLQTQFISVGIDFSFGQGRSGNATDLQAIAQTFGIDVHITPLCREGETRISSSAIREALTLGKIDYGNQLLGRPYRLQGKVIHGQKLGRTIGFPTANLAIEPTKFLPKYGVYAVQVTGDTLPRQQWGILNIGCRPTITATTQPTVEVHLLDHHQDLYGDTLTVELHHYLRPEQKFASIQALQAQIDQDGDRARTLLTPSPH; from the coding sequence GTGCGGGTAATTTCATCGACCATTGAGGCGCTAACACCGACTTGTGTTGCCCTCGGTAATTTTGACGGGGTACACCGGGGACATCAGCAGGTGATTGCGCCAGCGATCCATCGGGCCAGGGCTCTCTCGGAAAAAACAGTGATTGGCGATCGCCCGGAGAAATCCCAGAAAGCCTATGCTACCGTTGTCACTTTTGATCCCCATCCCCGGGAATTTTTTTCTGGTAATCCACAGCATTCCCTCACACCCCTAGGGGAAAAACAAGAAATTCTTGCCCACTTTGGCACCGAACAACTGGTGTTGCTCTCTTTTGATCGGGAGCTGGCCGCCCTCACCCCCACGGAATTTGTCGCCGAAATCCTTGTTAAACAGCTCCAAACTCAATTCATCAGTGTGGGGATTGATTTTTCCTTTGGTCAAGGGCGCAGTGGCAATGCAACAGATCTTCAGGCGATCGCCCAAACCTTTGGCATTGATGTGCATATTACGCCGCTATGCCGCGAAGGGGAAACAAGAATTAGCAGTTCTGCCATTCGCGAGGCCCTCACCCTCGGCAAAATTGACTATGGCAATCAACTCCTCGGTCGTCCCTATCGCTTGCAAGGAAAAGTCATCCATGGCCAAAAGCTCGGACGTACCATCGGCTTTCCCACGGCTAATCTTGCCATTGAACCCACAAAATTTCTGCCGAAGTATGGCGTCTATGCCGTCCAAGTAACTGGAGACACCCTGCCCAGGCAACAATGGGGCATACTAAATATTGGCTGTCGCCCTACCATCACCGCCACAACTCAGCCCACCGTGGAAGTTCACCTTTTAGACCATCACCAAGACCTCTATGGCGACACCCTAACTGTTGAACTGCACCATTACCTGCGTCCAGAGCAAAAATTCGCCTCCATTCAAGCCCTCCAAGCGCAAATTGATCAAGATGGCGATCGCGCCCGTACCCTCCTTACCCCCTCTCCCCATTGA
- a CDS encoding metal-dependent hydrolases of the beta-lactamase superfamily I protein codes for MAAYPQSIRLYNVTPKAKSEFTIKFWGVRGSVPCPGKKTVRYGGNTPCVEMLVGQQRLIFDGGTGLRLLGEELMAQGSPVQGHLFFSHSHWDHIQGFPFFAPAFQAGNSFNIYGVLMGEDGDGVTIRQRLHDQMLHPNFPVPLQVMQSDLRFFALAVAENLPLGDVTVTNARLNHPGGAVGYRVDWQGLAAAYITDTEHYPDRLDEAVLTLAQGVDVLIIDATYTEQEYHNPQGGKVGWGHSTWQEAVKVAQASQVKQLVLFHHDPSHDDDCLDEICGAARQKFAQTTVAQEGQSIVLQAIREQNQDCSGSVAPLTV; via the coding sequence GTGGCAGCCTATCCCCAGTCCATTAGGTTATATAACGTGACACCCAAGGCGAAGTCAGAATTCACAATAAAATTCTGGGGAGTGCGGGGGAGTGTCCCCTGTCCTGGCAAAAAAACAGTACGCTACGGTGGGAATACCCCCTGCGTTGAGATGCTTGTAGGCCAGCAGCGATTGATTTTTGATGGTGGTACAGGTTTGCGCCTTTTGGGAGAAGAGCTCATGGCGCAGGGGAGCCCCGTCCAAGGTCACCTTTTCTTTTCCCATTCCCATTGGGATCATATCCAGGGTTTCCCATTTTTTGCCCCAGCTTTTCAGGCGGGGAATAGCTTCAATATTTATGGTGTTCTGATGGGGGAAGATGGAGACGGCGTGACGATTCGCCAGCGACTCCACGACCAAATGCTCCACCCCAATTTTCCAGTCCCCCTCCAAGTCATGCAGTCAGACCTGCGCTTTTTTGCCCTAGCAGTGGCAGAAAATTTACCCCTAGGAGATGTGACCGTCACGAATGCCCGCCTAAACCATCCCGGTGGGGCAGTGGGTTACCGAGTAGATTGGCAGGGTTTGGCCGCAGCTTATATTACTGATACAGAACATTACCCCGATCGCCTTGATGAGGCGGTTTTAACCCTGGCCCAGGGAGTTGATGTGCTGATTATTGATGCGACCTATACCGAGCAGGAGTACCACAACCCCCAGGGCGGCAAAGTCGGTTGGGGTCACAGTACTTGGCAAGAGGCGGTGAAGGTTGCCCAGGCATCCCAGGTCAAGCAATTGGTTCTTTTTCACCATGACCCCAGCCATGATGACGATTGTCTCGATGAGATCTGTGGCGCAGCACGTCAAAAGTTTGCTCAGACTACCGTTGCCCAGGAAGGACAATCAATCGTGCTCCAAGCCATTCGGGAACAAAATCAAGATTGTTCTGGATCGGTGGCACCGCTAACGGTGTGA
- the plsC_2 gene encoding 1-acyl-sn-glycerol-3-phosphate acyltransferase, giving the protein MSEPLSPRAREPLGSLILYRAFKWGFVNPVFRAYFRGRVYGVEHVPTQGPFIAVSNHASNFDPPILSNCLCRPVAFMAKEELFRVPVLKQAIALYGAYPVKRGAGDRAAIRAALKALEAGWGVGVFLQGTRTPDGTVTDPKPGAALIAAKAQVPLVPISLWGTEKIFVKGKKMPQPVPLTVRIGEAIAPPSSVKKEALNEVTQRCTEAINQLHYLGR; this is encoded by the coding sequence ATGTCTGAGCCATTGTCCCCCCGGGCCCGGGAACCCCTAGGGAGTTTAATTCTCTACCGCGCCTTTAAGTGGGGATTTGTTAACCCAGTGTTTCGGGCTTATTTTCGGGGGCGTGTCTATGGCGTTGAGCATGTGCCAACCCAGGGACCATTCATTGCCGTGAGTAACCATGCGAGTAATTTTGACCCACCCATTCTCTCCAATTGTCTCTGTCGTCCGGTGGCTTTTATGGCCAAGGAAGAATTGTTTCGCGTCCCCGTACTCAAACAGGCGATCGCCCTCTATGGTGCTTATCCTGTCAAACGGGGGGCCGGCGATCGCGCCGCCATCCGTGCTGCCCTCAAAGCCCTCGAAGCAGGGTGGGGTGTTGGGGTATTTCTCCAGGGAACCCGCACCCCAGATGGCACGGTGACTGATCCCAAACCGGGGGCGGCTCTCATTGCGGCCAAGGCCCAAGTTCCCCTCGTCCCCATTAGTCTTTGGGGTACTGAAAAAATCTTTGTTAAAGGGAAGAAAATGCCCCAACCCGTCCCCTTGACCGTGCGCATTGGCGAGGCGATCGCCCCACCCTCTTCGGTCAAAAAAGAAGCCCTCAACGAAGTGACTCAACGCTGTACCGAGGCAATCAACCAACTGCATTACCTAGGGCGATGA